From the genome of Flavobacterium ovatum, one region includes:
- a CDS encoding sulfatase produces MTLKTILSISLGSFVMLTSFASKVETEKDTLTEKKVASQKLPNLIIIHTDEHNFRTLSCYQKLLSEDQAFVWGKGNNSKTPNIDKLADGGAICTSYYASSPVCTPSRASLVTGLYPQATGAPKNGLHLKKGIPTFASILKDNGYSTSYVGKWHLAGNGTYAFGIEYNGGFEDNRYMMDGGHAPYFHLEGDKVSAVNQNQINKFPKEEIIHLTDFFTDKALEILERDKKKPFALMVSIPDPHTPDYAKPPYHTMYENLNIKAPKTMAAEYTAIKPSWAKDGEDKEDTNEANGKKSFAKDKEALKQYFGMVSHIDDSVGRILKFLEDNNLTENTIVVFTSDHGDMFFEHNRVNKGVPYEASARIPFVIRYPDKIPAGKVINTAYTNVDFAPTILSIMGIKTKAKFHGLDSSDDFLNAKKVIDSDRITYYAKSGGWWVTAVNDRYKLVIDKNEHPYLFDLTKDPDELTNFYNDKNYKAIAQKMQTELFKQLVKYDEPGLKNSKPYITE; encoded by the coding sequence ATGACATTAAAAACGATACTATCCATTTCTCTAGGTTCCTTTGTGATGTTAACCAGTTTTGCTTCAAAAGTGGAAACAGAAAAGGATACATTGACAGAAAAAAAGGTGGCTAGCCAAAAACTACCCAACCTGATTATTATTCATACCGATGAACATAATTTCCGAACGCTAAGTTGTTACCAAAAATTACTATCAGAAGACCAAGCTTTTGTTTGGGGAAAAGGCAATAATTCCAAAACTCCCAACATTGATAAATTGGCAGACGGCGGTGCTATTTGTACTAGTTATTATGCCTCGTCGCCAGTATGTACGCCATCTAGAGCGTCCTTGGTGACAGGTTTGTATCCTCAAGCTACAGGTGCACCCAAAAACGGACTTCATTTGAAGAAAGGAATACCAACTTTTGCCTCTATTTTAAAAGACAATGGTTATTCGACTTCCTATGTAGGGAAATGGCATTTGGCTGGAAATGGAACTTATGCTTTTGGAATTGAATATAATGGAGGTTTTGAAGATAATCGCTATATGATGGATGGAGGGCATGCTCCTTATTTTCATTTAGAAGGTGATAAGGTTTCTGCTGTCAATCAAAACCAAATTAATAAATTCCCAAAAGAAGAAATTATTCATTTAACCGATTTTTTTACCGATAAAGCACTAGAAATACTTGAGCGTGATAAAAAGAAGCCTTTTGCCTTGATGGTATCTATTCCAGATCCGCATACTCCTGATTACGCAAAACCTCCGTATCACACGATGTATGAAAATCTAAACATTAAAGCTCCAAAGACAATGGCAGCAGAATATACCGCCATCAAACCATCATGGGCTAAGGACGGCGAAGATAAAGAAGATACTAATGAAGCCAATGGGAAGAAATCTTTTGCTAAAGACAAAGAAGCCTTAAAACAATATTTCGGAATGGTAAGCCATATCGATGATAGTGTAGGTCGAATTCTTAAATTTTTGGAAGATAATAATTTAACCGAAAATACGATTGTGGTTTTTACTTCAGACCATGGTGATATGTTTTTTGAACACAATCGTGTAAATAAAGGCGTTCCTTACGAAGCATCTGCTCGCATTCCGTTTGTAATTCGTTATCCAGATAAAATTCCAGCGGGTAAAGTAATTAATACGGCTTACACCAATGTCGATTTTGCACCAACAATCTTGAGTATTATGGGAATAAAAACCAAAGCTAAGTTTCATGGTTTAGATAGTTCTGATGATTTTTTAAACGCTAAAAAAGTAATTGATAGTGATAGAATAACCTATTATGCCAAATCTGGTGGCTGGTGGGTAACGGCTGTAAATGATCGCTATAAATTAGTAATCGATAAAAACGAGCATCCTTATTTGTTTGACTTAACAAAAGACCCAGACGAGTTGACCAATTTCTACAATGATAAAAATTATAAAGCGATTGCTCAAAAGATGCAAACAGAATTGTTCAAACAGCTAGTAAAATATGATGAGCCTGGTTTAAAAAACAGTAAGCCTTACATTACAGAATAA
- a CDS encoding sulfatase, whose translation MKKRTIKWSDFLMLFLIVIGNISISNGQKQPNVVFIMVDDLRPELGCYGSPQIKTPNIDKLASQGTLFNNAYCNIPVCGASRASLLTGILPTKERFVQFDAYASKDVPDAKTLPQVFKEAGYQTFSIGKVFHHPDDANDRSWSEPAWLNQGEKYDFMLSKDPISALTLSKANRGRIYEMPDVKDDAYNDGQTALKTIEQLRNQKKNNQPFFIACGFVRPHLPFYAPKKYWDLYNRDSITEANNNFRPKNAPASLNGSGEFRNYYLDNLNPKSEEFRKMMKHGYYASVSYTDKLIGDVLQELKNLNLDENTIVVLWGDHGWNLGEHTFWGKHNMMKLALKVPLIIKVPANKNVNKTSAIVESADIFPTLCSLAGIIPPKQIQGKSFTELLSKKEEPFREYAYSRFLDGDTVINDRYAYTHYSGKKHGEEVMLFDHLSDPDENENVVMKPEYKEVVKEMEEWLKASQDRALK comes from the coding sequence ATGAAAAAAAGAACGATAAAATGGAGTGATTTTCTAATGCTTTTCCTAATAGTTATAGGTAATATAAGTATAAGTAACGGACAGAAGCAACCCAATGTTGTATTTATTATGGTTGACGATTTGCGTCCTGAACTAGGTTGTTATGGTTCGCCACAAATTAAAACTCCTAATATCGACAAACTAGCATCCCAAGGAACGTTATTTAACAATGCTTATTGCAATATTCCTGTTTGCGGTGCTTCCAGAGCGAGTCTATTAACGGGTATTCTTCCAACAAAAGAACGTTTTGTTCAATTTGATGCTTATGCATCAAAAGATGTCCCAGATGCAAAAACATTACCTCAGGTTTTTAAAGAAGCAGGATACCAGACCTTTTCTATTGGAAAAGTTTTTCATCATCCAGATGATGCTAATGATAGGAGTTGGAGTGAACCTGCTTGGTTGAATCAAGGAGAGAAATATGATTTTATGCTATCGAAAGATCCTATATCAGCCTTAACATTAAGCAAGGCTAATAGAGGAAGAATATATGAAATGCCAGATGTGAAGGATGATGCCTATAACGACGGACAGACTGCCTTGAAAACTATTGAACAGCTGAGAAATCAGAAAAAAAACAATCAACCCTTTTTTATTGCTTGCGGTTTTGTTCGTCCTCATTTACCATTTTATGCCCCAAAAAAATATTGGGATTTATACAATAGAGATTCCATTACTGAAGCAAATAATAATTTCCGCCCAAAAAATGCGCCTGCAAGTCTTAACGGAAGTGGTGAATTCAGAAACTATTATTTAGATAATTTAAACCCAAAATCGGAAGAATTTCGTAAAATGATGAAACATGGTTATTATGCCAGCGTTAGTTATACCGATAAATTAATTGGTGATGTATTACAAGAACTTAAAAATCTGAATTTAGATGAAAATACCATTGTGGTTCTATGGGGAGATCATGGGTGGAATCTAGGAGAACATACCTTTTGGGGAAAACACAATATGATGAAATTAGCCTTGAAAGTGCCTCTGATTATAAAAGTACCAGCTAATAAAAACGTTAATAAAACATCTGCAATTGTCGAAAGTGCCGATATCTTCCCAACCTTGTGTTCTCTGGCAGGAATTATTCCACCAAAACAAATTCAAGGGAAAAGTTTCACTGAGCTTCTTTCTAAAAAAGAGGAACCATTTAGAGAATATGCCTATAGTAGATTTTTAGATGGAGATACCGTTATCAATGATCGTTATGCTTATACCCATTATTCAGGTAAAAAACATGGAGAAGAAGTCATGCTTTTCGACCACCTCAGTGACCCCGATGAGAACGAAAATGTAGTCATGAAACCAGAATATAAAGAGGTTGTAAAAGAAATGGAAGAGTGGTTGAAAGCTTCTCAAGACAGAGCCTTGAAATAA
- a CDS encoding sugar-binding domain-containing protein — MKKSILIYLFTLLLSISGIAVKAQNFSTAGFYEVANSSRKVFNFNPGWRFFKGDVKNAEQLQFDDSAWEAANLPHGLEILGENASGGRNYQGIAWYRKQFQVSKKTADAKVYLYFEAVMGKCQVWVNGKLATEHFGGYLPFAVDITNLINKDATPNIVAVKADNSDDKTYLPGKNQSGLDFTYMGGIYRDTYLIETPSTHVTLTELSTTVAGGGVFAATVAINGKAAKIEVRTELANDSQQANKITLQTTLEDANYKPIKKTTQKIDLKAGESKQLSQQLDVKNVQFWHPDNPYLHYIKTEIVVNGKVVDAMRTRIGIRLFEMRGKDGLYINKEPYEAKLIGVNRHQDYTYVGNALPNSGQWRDVKLLREGGSRIIRAGHYPQDPAFYDACDEFGMLTTTANPGWHFFNFKEPIFEKRLYEDTHNLVRRDRNLASILMWETALNETPQQPAEAMNKMHKIAHEEFPFPGMFTVTDYQEAKKAGLDLQYHGTDPNVNSFNREYGDGNEVDNWSSQNATTRVKMEWGEKALLNQAMIQAATLNDRFKTPKSRLGGAIWAGIDHQRGYHPDPFWGGLLNGLRLPKYVYYLYKSQYNADYKVPGIETGPMLFIANELTQISPKEIVIFSNCDEIKLTWLGKVVGIQKPSNDPKFKDLPHAPFVFENVFDFAEINTHWRSKTNQIELIAEGMIDGKVVVKTVKNYAERTAGVKLTVDSQGLDLVADGSDFIPVRATIVDTDGIKKVLASTEVYFEIEGEGEIISTNPVKAEMGVATVLVRSTLKAGTIKIKGFASGLNTETITLESKPMIKKPLYDANYLSTSAKVKKEKGFVIQESKIDLPLDVQELHKEIKNLQLIITGKEQDLMEFRSKTKE; from the coding sequence ATGAAAAAATCCATTTTAATATACTTATTTACCTTATTGTTGTCCATAAGTGGCATTGCGGTCAAAGCCCAAAATTTCTCTACAGCCGGATTTTATGAAGTAGCCAACTCTTCTAGAAAAGTGTTTAATTTCAACCCTGGATGGCGTTTTTTTAAGGGCGACGTAAAAAATGCGGAACAGCTACAATTTGACGACAGTGCTTGGGAAGCTGCAAATCTTCCGCACGGATTAGAAATATTGGGCGAAAATGCCAGTGGAGGTCGTAATTATCAAGGTATTGCTTGGTACCGCAAACAATTTCAAGTCAGTAAAAAAACGGCTGACGCCAAAGTATATCTTTATTTTGAAGCGGTAATGGGAAAATGCCAAGTCTGGGTAAACGGAAAACTTGCGACCGAACATTTTGGAGGATATTTGCCTTTTGCTGTTGATATTACCAATTTGATAAACAAAGATGCAACTCCCAATATAGTGGCTGTAAAAGCCGATAATAGTGATGATAAAACCTATTTACCAGGTAAAAACCAATCTGGATTGGATTTTACTTATATGGGCGGTATTTATAGAGATACCTATCTTATCGAAACCCCTTCTACGCATGTTACACTCACAGAGCTAAGTACTACGGTTGCTGGCGGAGGTGTTTTTGCGGCAACAGTTGCTATTAATGGTAAGGCTGCAAAAATAGAAGTTCGAACAGAATTGGCAAATGATAGCCAACAAGCTAATAAAATTACCCTTCAAACTACGCTGGAAGATGCCAATTATAAACCAATCAAAAAGACAACTCAGAAAATTGACTTAAAAGCGGGCGAAAGCAAACAATTGAGCCAACAATTGGACGTTAAGAATGTACAATTTTGGCATCCTGATAATCCCTATCTTCATTATATAAAGACAGAAATTGTTGTCAATGGTAAAGTGGTAGACGCAATGCGAACGCGTATTGGAATTCGTTTGTTCGAAATGCGTGGAAAAGACGGCTTATACATAAACAAAGAACCGTATGAAGCGAAGTTAATCGGAGTAAACCGTCATCAAGATTATACTTATGTTGGAAATGCATTGCCAAATTCTGGACAATGGCGAGATGTGAAATTACTAAGAGAAGGTGGTTCACGCATTATAAGAGCAGGCCATTATCCACAAGACCCTGCGTTTTATGATGCTTGTGATGAATTTGGAATGTTGACAACAACAGCCAATCCGGGTTGGCATTTCTTTAACTTCAAAGAGCCTATTTTCGAAAAAAGACTGTATGAAGACACTCATAATCTAGTGCGACGTGATCGCAATTTGGCTTCTATTTTAATGTGGGAAACGGCTCTGAACGAAACACCACAGCAACCCGCAGAAGCGATGAACAAGATGCATAAAATTGCTCACGAAGAATTTCCTTTTCCAGGAATGTTTACGGTAACGGATTACCAAGAAGCCAAAAAAGCAGGCTTGGATTTGCAGTATCACGGTACCGATCCCAATGTGAATTCCTTTAATCGAGAATATGGTGATGGAAACGAAGTGGACAATTGGTCTTCGCAAAATGCAACTACTCGAGTAAAAATGGAATGGGGAGAAAAAGCGTTACTCAATCAAGCTATGATACAAGCAGCCACCCTAAATGACCGATTCAAAACACCAAAATCAAGATTAGGAGGTGCAATTTGGGCAGGAATAGACCATCAAAGAGGCTATCATCCAGACCCTTTTTGGGGCGGATTATTGAACGGACTACGTTTACCAAAATATGTGTATTATTTATACAAAAGTCAATACAATGCGGACTATAAAGTACCAGGAATAGAAACGGGTCCAATGCTATTTATAGCCAACGAATTGACGCAGATTTCTCCAAAAGAAATTGTCATATTCAGTAATTGTGACGAAATAAAATTGACTTGGCTAGGGAAAGTTGTGGGCATTCAAAAACCATCCAATGACCCAAAATTTAAGGATTTACCACATGCTCCTTTTGTATTCGAAAATGTATTCGACTTTGCAGAAATCAATACCCATTGGCGTTCCAAGACCAATCAAATTGAATTAATAGCAGAAGGGATGATTGATGGAAAAGTGGTTGTCAAAACAGTGAAAAATTATGCTGAACGTACTGCTGGGGTCAAACTGACTGTTGATAGTCAAGGCTTGGATTTAGTGGCAGACGGTTCCGATTTTATTCCAGTTCGAGCAACTATTGTGGATACAGATGGTATCAAAAAAGTATTAGCGTCTACAGAGGTTTATTTCGAAATTGAAGGAGAAGGGGAAATTATAAGTACCAATCCTGTAAAAGCAGAAATGGGTGTGGCAACAGTTTTGGTTCGTTCGACCTTAAAAGCGGGAACTATTAAAATAAAAGGATTCGCAAGCGGATTAAATACTGAAACGATAACATTGGAATCAAAACCAATGATCAAAAAACCACTTTATGATGCCAATTATTTATCAACATCGGCTAAGGTGAAGAAGGAGAAAGGATTTGTTATTCAAGAATCGAAGATAGACTTACCTTTAGATGTTCAAGAATTGCATAAAGAAATCAAAAATCTTCAATTAATCATAACTGGTAAAGAACAAGATTTAATGGAATTTAGAAGCAAAACAAAGGAATAA
- a CDS encoding heparinase II/III family protein: MKIKSLVYIAIVVVTFARPNLVCSQQKLPVLDNPMSVDYLQNKIKKELPRLVYTKETVKLVREKINSDPVLKNRYAAIKLNAEAIYKEPLLERVIIGRRMLDVSREFLYRMNMLGFVYLIEEDDKSLNRINEELQAVCNFSNWNPSHFLDVAEMALGVAIAIDWTQGNLPEATIRLAKQSLLEKAIQKTWRANDKKWGIAYGNTNWNQVCAGGLIAASIAIADENPEIASKTIARALDGLPNVLAAYGPDGAYPEGATYWDFATAYSVTTNSMFESAFGTDFGANDILGFKESATFRLLSECPSGLYYNFSDCEDKQNANGNSVLAWFAMKSGNEAFFKRNSFLQPTEMTNKLSRFDGVGMLWIAQYEKRFFKDMPVAWKGNGNNPIVIFKSGADDEHQFYLGCKGGRASISHGNMDAGSFVFELNGVRWSADGGYQDYNELEKQGFNLWTNAQDGDRWKLLTKNNFGHSTLTVNNELFLNNAFAPLIDFKDGKQPEASFDLTAVFGKNLKKAERKFVKESNTSLLIEDKLKLSETTKMITWQMLTTADVQIIKGGAILSQAGKKIKLENISHPKITVAIVSLDPPPLELDKHIAGLKRIEIRIPATASKLDETTIKIRLSQY, encoded by the coding sequence ATGAAAATAAAATCACTTGTATATATCGCAATAGTTGTTGTTACGTTCGCTAGACCCAATTTAGTATGTAGTCAACAAAAACTTCCTGTATTAGATAATCCAATGTCTGTTGACTATCTTCAAAATAAGATCAAAAAAGAACTTCCACGTTTAGTTTATACCAAGGAAACTGTTAAATTAGTAAGAGAAAAAATTAATTCAGATCCTGTTCTCAAAAACAGGTATGCTGCTATAAAATTAAATGCGGAAGCTATTTATAAAGAACCACTTTTAGAACGAGTTATTATCGGCAGACGCATGCTGGATGTATCTCGGGAGTTTCTTTACCGTATGAATATGTTGGGATTTGTATATCTAATAGAAGAAGATGATAAATCGTTAAATCGTATAAATGAAGAATTGCAAGCGGTTTGCAACTTTAGCAATTGGAATCCATCACATTTTCTAGATGTAGCAGAAATGGCTTTAGGAGTTGCCATTGCTATTGATTGGACACAAGGGAACTTGCCAGAGGCTACCATTAGGTTAGCCAAACAATCTTTGCTCGAAAAAGCAATTCAAAAAACATGGAGAGCCAACGATAAAAAATGGGGAATTGCTTATGGTAATACCAATTGGAATCAAGTGTGTGCAGGTGGATTAATCGCTGCGTCTATCGCAATTGCTGATGAAAATCCAGAAATAGCTTCAAAAACAATTGCGAGAGCTTTGGATGGTTTGCCTAATGTTTTAGCTGCTTACGGACCTGACGGAGCTTACCCAGAAGGCGCTACTTATTGGGATTTCGCAACGGCCTATTCTGTAACAACAAATAGTATGTTTGAAAGCGCTTTTGGAACTGATTTTGGCGCAAATGACATTTTAGGATTTAAAGAAAGTGCTACTTTTAGGTTGTTAAGCGAATGTCCATCTGGTTTGTATTACAATTTTTCAGATTGTGAAGACAAGCAAAATGCTAATGGTAATTCAGTTCTCGCTTGGTTTGCCATGAAATCTGGAAACGAAGCTTTTTTTAAGCGAAATAGTTTTTTGCAACCAACAGAAATGACGAACAAATTGTCACGATTTGATGGTGTTGGGATGCTATGGATTGCACAATATGAGAAACGTTTTTTCAAAGATATGCCAGTGGCTTGGAAAGGCAATGGAAACAATCCGATAGTTATTTTTAAATCCGGTGCCGATGATGAACATCAATTTTATTTAGGTTGCAAAGGAGGAAGAGCAAGCATTAGCCATGGTAATATGGACGCTGGTTCCTTTGTTTTTGAGCTAAATGGAGTACGATGGTCTGCAGATGGTGGTTATCAAGACTACAACGAATTAGAGAAACAAGGATTTAATCTTTGGACCAATGCACAAGATGGTGATCGGTGGAAATTGCTAACAAAAAATAACTTCGGACATAGTACCTTAACGGTCAATAATGAGTTATTTTTAAACAATGCTTTTGCTCCTTTAATTGATTTTAAAGACGGGAAGCAACCAGAAGCATCTTTCGATTTAACTGCTGTTTTTGGTAAAAACTTAAAAAAAGCAGAGCGGAAATTTGTAAAAGAAAGCAATACCTCTTTGTTAATTGAAGATAAATTGAAGTTGTCTGAAACAACTAAAATGATTACTTGGCAAATGTTGACAACCGCTGATGTGCAGATTATAAAAGGCGGTGCAATTCTTTCGCAAGCAGGCAAAAAAATAAAATTAGAAAATATTTCGCATCCAAAGATAACGGTGGCAATTGTGTCATTGGATCCACCGCCATTAGAATTAGACAAACATATTGCAGGGCTCAAACGGATAGAAATACGAATTCCGGCAACGGCTAGTAAATTAGACGAAACCACTATAAAAATCAGATTATCTCAATATTAG